One segment of Prosthecobacter sp. DNA contains the following:
- a CDS encoding CapA family protein, which produces MILAGDHTPELYETALNLGPGTVLCVLDGPILSAQHGLKPALKSGPSLYSISLPERLPGSEGETHFALASNHFMDFGTAGMEKSFEQLSMAGSKFSGAGKNVGEARRPMVFESDGVRVGVISCCEAQYGVAGAAAPGVAEIGPWIYPALAKLRGEIDVAVVSVHASVEMSPWPSPYLQELYRSWIDAGALIVHGHHAHQPQGIEHYGGGIISYGSANLLVCPERWAEGVDTYWSLAVDVDLNSRPLRGRVFSTEIRRQNRMLVAEPSNAAEAKSHEDYIAAVTAPLLDPSLLEALWQETAVRSLIRLYADPLRAPTGIQRRFNLKQRVKALRAGFLEAAGAVIGREVSTDFVKRSCMNWHHYFACISHRDAIATGLGVLSGAVSDLRTEASSSLADKFMTFFPKVDRKKQGMT; this is translated from the coding sequence ATGATTCTCGCAGGTGACCATACTCCTGAACTTTACGAGACTGCGTTGAATCTCGGCCCGGGCACCGTGCTCTGCGTTTTAGACGGTCCGATACTTTCCGCACAGCATGGACTCAAACCCGCTTTGAAGTCAGGCCCTTCGCTTTATTCGATCTCACTGCCAGAGCGTTTGCCGGGCAGCGAAGGAGAGACCCACTTCGCACTTGCGAGCAATCACTTCATGGACTTCGGTACTGCGGGCATGGAGAAATCCTTTGAGCAACTGAGCATGGCGGGGAGTAAGTTTAGCGGGGCGGGGAAGAATGTCGGAGAAGCGCGGCGTCCGATGGTTTTTGAAAGCGATGGTGTGCGTGTGGGTGTGATCTCGTGCTGCGAAGCACAATACGGCGTAGCTGGTGCGGCAGCGCCGGGTGTGGCTGAGATAGGGCCGTGGATTTATCCAGCACTCGCAAAGCTTCGTGGGGAAATTGATGTGGCGGTCGTCTCCGTTCACGCCTCAGTCGAGATGTCCCCCTGGCCCTCGCCTTATTTGCAGGAACTCTACCGGTCATGGATCGATGCTGGCGCGCTGATTGTGCATGGCCATCATGCCCACCAACCGCAAGGAATCGAGCACTATGGCGGAGGCATCATCAGTTATGGTTCGGCGAACTTGCTGGTCTGCCCTGAACGATGGGCTGAAGGTGTCGATACTTACTGGTCACTTGCGGTTGATGTCGATCTCAACTCGCGACCTCTGCGGGGGCGAGTTTTCTCCACGGAAATTCGTCGGCAGAATAGAATGTTGGTTGCTGAGCCAAGCAACGCTGCTGAGGCGAAATCGCATGAGGATTATATTGCCGCGGTGACTGCTCCATTGTTGGACCCCTCGTTGCTCGAAGCCCTCTGGCAGGAGACTGCCGTACGCTCCCTCATCCGCTTGTATGCCGACCCGTTGCGCGCCCCCACCGGCATCCAGAGACGTTTCAACTTAAAGCAGCGAGTGAAAGCCCTGCGCGCCGGGTTCTTGGAAGCCGCAGGGGCCGTGATCGGGCGTGAAGTGAGCACCGATTTTGTAAAGCGAAGCTGTATGAACTGGCATCATTATTTCGCCTGTATCAGCCATCGTGATGCGATCGCGACAGGACTGGGTGTCCTGAGCGGTGCCGTTTCGGACCTGAGGACAGAGGCAAGTTCAAGTCTGGCCGACAAGTTCATGACGTTTTTTCCCAAGGTTGATCGCAAAAAACAAGGAATGACGTGA
- the asnB gene encoding asparagine synthase (glutamine-hydrolyzing), producing MCGIAGYFNLNGAPAEAAVLARMIDIQRHRGPDDQGIRLFSLRLARSHELKPGGGPAGNAFEGALGFNRLSIQDLSELGHQPMLNGDGSIILAFNGEIYNAPQHRRDLEASGCQFRSHTDTEVILKLYETHGFDGMLGRLNGMFVIVIIDLRQGEIHIARDHLGIKPFYWTMAGQALLFASEAKSFLMHPAFKAEVDTTHLDEYLAFRYVAGENYLLKGVRQLRPGHCLRITAEGVSVRRYWEIPDGSEQASLTDDEALDKVDHLLRQAVKSQLISDVPVGCQLSGGIDSSLVSVFARSHFDADMQTFSVVFDDPGYSEEHWMSQAANAAKADSHRFMFSDGFFFETLDRASWHLDQPLNHPNSLGIWLLARRARPLVTVLLSGEGADEIFGGYSRFYYAGLRPKVSPWLPLLRRAPKIGMRLERQFGGNPVDSFIGASLWQRSDLLLQLRPEADFENLMSRRRVIFAEGQADHLGNCLKYEMQTYMVDLLVRQDKMTMAHSLENRVPFLDLDLMACARSLPRRCLVSPSISLRDSRMRATKVVLKRLARRTFDEKFVYRRKSGFSLPLEQYFADKRFESLMEDRLLPGMKQRGLVNADVVRRWWKDLPHLPPSMAETLWIPVALELWAQQFIDASTTQTALT from the coding sequence ATGTGCGGTATTGCCGGCTACTTCAATCTAAACGGTGCTCCTGCTGAAGCGGCGGTGCTTGCCCGGATGATCGACATCCAGCGTCATCGTGGGCCGGATGATCAGGGAATACGGTTGTTTTCACTTCGCTTAGCAAGATCGCATGAATTGAAGCCGGGAGGTGGCCCTGCTGGAAATGCCTTTGAAGGAGCACTGGGATTCAATCGTCTGAGCATCCAGGACCTCTCCGAACTTGGCCACCAGCCCATGCTCAATGGCGACGGCAGCATCATTCTGGCGTTCAACGGGGAAATCTACAACGCACCGCAGCACCGGCGGGACCTCGAAGCTTCGGGCTGCCAGTTCCGCAGCCACACCGACACCGAGGTCATTCTCAAGCTCTACGAAACGCACGGTTTCGATGGCATGCTCGGGCGTCTCAATGGGATGTTCGTGATTGTCATCATCGATCTTCGACAAGGCGAAATCCATATCGCGCGCGATCATCTTGGCATCAAGCCGTTCTACTGGACGATGGCCGGGCAGGCGCTGTTGTTCGCCTCGGAGGCGAAGTCGTTCCTGATGCATCCCGCGTTCAAGGCGGAGGTGGACACCACTCACCTAGATGAATACCTTGCGTTTCGTTATGTCGCGGGAGAAAACTACCTTCTCAAAGGCGTGCGGCAACTTCGCCCAGGACATTGCCTGCGGATCACGGCGGAAGGCGTTTCCGTCCGACGTTACTGGGAGATTCCAGATGGAAGCGAGCAGGCGTCGCTGACCGATGATGAGGCGCTCGACAAGGTGGATCATCTCCTGCGTCAGGCGGTGAAGTCCCAGCTCATCAGCGATGTGCCGGTCGGCTGCCAGTTGTCCGGCGGAATCGACTCCTCGTTGGTGAGCGTCTTTGCACGTTCTCACTTCGATGCCGATATGCAGACTTTTTCAGTGGTCTTCGATGATCCAGGCTATTCGGAAGAGCACTGGATGTCACAGGCGGCAAATGCGGCAAAGGCCGACAGTCATCGCTTCATGTTCAGCGACGGGTTCTTCTTTGAGACTCTTGACCGTGCCTCATGGCATCTCGACCAGCCTTTGAATCATCCAAACTCGCTCGGCATCTGGCTTCTGGCGCGTCGGGCGCGGCCCTTGGTGACGGTGTTGCTGAGCGGAGAAGGTGCTGATGAAATTTTTGGTGGCTACTCACGGTTCTATTACGCAGGGCTGAGACCCAAGGTGTCTCCCTGGCTTCCGTTGCTACGGCGGGCACCGAAGATCGGGATGCGGCTCGAACGGCAATTTGGCGGCAATCCGGTGGACAGTTTTATAGGTGCCTCGTTGTGGCAGCGGTCTGATTTGCTGCTGCAACTAAGGCCGGAAGCAGATTTCGAGAATCTGATGAGCCGGCGACGTGTCATCTTTGCGGAAGGGCAGGCTGACCATCTCGGCAACTGCCTGAAATACGAAATGCAGACTTACATGGTGGACCTGCTAGTGCGCCAGGACAAGATGACGATGGCCCACTCGCTGGAGAATCGGGTGCCGTTTCTTGATCTCGATCTCATGGCCTGTGCGCGTAGTCTGCCGCGACGCTGTCTCGTCAGTCCGTCGATTTCATTGCGCGATTCGCGGATGCGGGCGACGAAGGTGGTTCTCAAACGCCTCGCCCGCCGGACCTTTGACGAAAAGTTTGTTTATCGCCGCAAGTCGGGGTTCAGTCTGCCGCTGGAACAGTACTTTGCCGACAAGCGCTTTGAATCCCTCATGGAGGACCGGCTGCTACCGGGAATGAAACAACGCGGGCTCGTCAATGCCGACGTCGTACGCCGCTGGTGGAAAGATCTGCCGCACCTGCCACCGAGCATGGCGGAGACGCTCTGGATACCAGTGGCGCTGGAACTCTGGGCACAGCAGTTTATTGATGCCAGCACCACTCAAACTGCCTTAACGTGA
- a CDS encoding glycosyltransferase, whose amino-acid sequence MVDEKFSPALGPGSVPVSAIVTAFDRGVQTRATLRSILACHPPPAEVLVHVDGGQTKFALELEKEFPSTRILFSTETSGPGGARNKLLCAATHELVASFDDDSRPEDMIFFQRVVELAARFPDAAILAANIREGNSNEFLPEDSPIWRTDSFVGCGCIYRRDIFLKTDGYVPIQPAYGMEESDLSLRLHEAGWRIYLLPSLRVAHHPDMVNHSRPHINAASIANLGLLTFLRYPALLWPLGFARCLKRAWWLIRHGRRSGIMRGFFMIPVLAWRFRSVRKPVSARTVLGSLKFGKPATSFNHS is encoded by the coding sequence ATGGTGGATGAGAAGTTTTCACCGGCCTTGGGACCCGGCAGCGTACCGGTCTCGGCCATCGTCACCGCCTTTGATCGAGGCGTGCAAACACGCGCAACGCTTCGTTCGATCCTTGCCTGCCATCCTCCACCGGCGGAAGTCCTCGTTCATGTTGATGGCGGCCAGACGAAGTTTGCGCTTGAACTTGAGAAAGAATTTCCTTCCACCCGCATCTTGTTTTCTACGGAAACAAGCGGGCCTGGAGGGGCCCGGAACAAGCTCCTGTGCGCCGCCACCCACGAACTCGTGGCGAGCTTCGATGATGATTCCAGACCGGAGGACATGATTTTTTTTCAACGGGTCGTCGAACTTGCGGCTCGTTTTCCCGATGCTGCGATTCTTGCCGCAAACATCCGCGAAGGGAATTCAAATGAATTCCTTCCGGAGGACAGTCCCATATGGCGCACAGATTCGTTTGTCGGCTGCGGCTGTATCTACCGGCGTGACATTTTTCTCAAAACCGACGGCTATGTTCCCATCCAGCCCGCCTATGGGATGGAAGAGTCTGATCTCTCCTTGCGTCTTCACGAGGCAGGTTGGCGAATTTATCTCCTACCCTCGCTTCGGGTGGCACATCACCCGGACATGGTGAACCACTCACGGCCCCACATTAATGCGGCTTCAATTGCCAACCTTGGGCTTCTCACATTCCTGCGCTATCCGGCGCTGCTCTGGCCGCTTGGCTTTGCACGTTGCCTTAAACGTGCCTGGTGGCTCATACGTCATGGGCGTCGGAGCGGTATTATGCGTGGTTTTTTCATGATACCGGTGCTGGCTTGGCGCTTTCGTTCTGTTCGAAAGCCCGTTTCTGCACGCACAGTGCTGGGTTCCCTGAAATTCGGCAAACCAGCAACTTCCTTCAACCACTCTTGA
- a CDS encoding glycosyltransferase family 4 protein translates to MVNRLLGRRSDDLSRELIHSFPLLGLEYFARQALAKNIESRSAAYLAGGKKFARQVAKAGFGAAGGVFGFNTAALELLQAARKRGLRTVMEQCIAPRAYEEELLALEQDRFPGWEPPRVRGPSTQETIEREHEEWALADLILCGSEFVKHGVAHCGGPVERCVVVPYGVDTRFSPVPRSGRSGPLRVLSVGEAGLRKGVTYAMETAQMLGADAEFRWVGSVSLEPSARSQVAKFVQLAGAIPRSEMRAQFEWADVFFLPSVCEGSATVTYEALMSGLPVVTTPNTGSLVRDGVDGFVVPVCDTAAMTVRLGMLHHDRDLVRKMGEAAAAATDLVSLDAYSQRLLAALHGANSSSHGG, encoded by the coding sequence GTGGTCAACCGCCTCCTGGGACGCCGCAGCGATGATCTGTCACGGGAGCTGATCCACTCGTTTCCCTTGCTGGGTTTGGAGTATTTTGCCCGGCAGGCGCTGGCCAAGAACATCGAATCCCGGAGCGCCGCCTATCTTGCAGGGGGGAAAAAGTTCGCGCGGCAAGTCGCCAAGGCTGGCTTTGGAGCGGCGGGTGGGGTGTTTGGCTTCAACACAGCGGCGCTAGAGTTGCTTCAGGCCGCGCGGAAACGCGGTCTTAGGACGGTCATGGAGCAATGCATTGCTCCACGCGCCTACGAGGAGGAACTCCTCGCTCTGGAGCAGGACCGCTTTCCCGGCTGGGAACCACCGCGTGTGCGTGGTCCGTCCACGCAGGAGACCATCGAGCGCGAGCACGAGGAGTGGGCGCTGGCAGACCTCATCCTGTGCGGCTCCGAGTTCGTGAAGCACGGCGTGGCCCATTGCGGCGGGCCGGTGGAACGCTGTGTGGTGGTTCCTTATGGTGTGGACACTCGATTCTCCCCAGTCCCGCGCAGCGGGCGCAGCGGCCCACTGCGCGTGCTCAGCGTGGGCGAGGCGGGGCTGCGCAAAGGGGTGACTTATGCGATGGAAACAGCACAGATGCTCGGAGCGGACGCAGAATTCCGCTGGGTTGGCAGCGTCTCGCTCGAACCCTCGGCGCGGTCACAGGTGGCGAAATTTGTCCAACTCGCCGGAGCGATCCCGCGCAGCGAGATGCGCGCCCAGTTTGAGTGGGCGGATGTCTTCTTCCTTCCTTCTGTCTGCGAAGGTTCCGCCACGGTCACCTATGAGGCGCTGATGTCGGGCCTGCCGGTGGTCACGACGCCGAACACCGGCAGCCTGGTACGCGATGGTGTGGACGGTTTCGTCGTGCCGGTCTGTGACACCGCAGCGATGACGGTGAGGCTGGGCATGCTCCATCATGATCGGGATCTCGTCCGCAAAATGGGCGAAGCTGCCGCTGCCGCGACGGACCTCGTATCCCTGGATGCCTATAGTCAACGCCTGCTGGCTGCACTGCATGGGGCAAACTCAAGTTCTCATGGTGGATGA
- a CDS encoding FkbM family methyltransferase has protein sequence MIRHDGVVFDFGVNNGGFARLVAPKCARVVGFEADPTWLGRVSLPANVRVLPQALAAKAGTLRFHVNQATCSSLHYSDVGAETVEVPAVTLADALALEPAARIDLIKMDIEGEEVAVLRDAPSELFARVGQMTVEFHDFLDPSSLPAILEVIERMKSLGFLVFKMSWHSYGDMLFVNRRLQPMSLLQQFKVGVIHKYGSGIGRILRRWFLSKAKR, from the coding sequence TTGATCCGGCATGACGGAGTGGTGTTTGACTTCGGCGTTAACAATGGCGGTTTTGCGCGCCTAGTGGCACCAAAATGCGCGCGTGTCGTCGGCTTTGAAGCTGATCCGACCTGGCTGGGCAGGGTTTCACTCCCGGCCAATGTGCGTGTCCTGCCACAGGCGTTGGCGGCAAAAGCTGGCACGCTGCGCTTTCACGTCAATCAGGCTACCTGCTCTTCCTTACACTACTCCGACGTTGGTGCGGAAACGGTGGAGGTGCCGGCCGTGACCCTCGCGGATGCACTGGCACTCGAACCGGCTGCGCGCATTGACCTGATCAAAATGGACATTGAGGGCGAGGAAGTTGCCGTGCTGCGGGATGCGCCTTCGGAGTTGTTTGCGCGTGTGGGCCAGATGACGGTGGAGTTTCACGACTTTCTCGACCCCTCGAGCCTCCCGGCGATTCTGGAGGTGATCGAACGGATGAAGTCCCTTGGCTTTCTGGTGTTCAAGATGAGCTGGCACAGCTACGGTGACATGCTGTTTGTGAACCGGCGTCTTCAGCCAATGTCACTGCTTCAACAGTTCAAGGTGGGAGTAATCCACAAGTATGGCTCCGGGATCGGACGCATCCTGCGACGCTGGTTTTTATCGAAGGCAAAAAGATAA
- a CDS encoding radical SAM protein, whose protein sequence is MNLPNLVSLFTRKALYQLERLRAMLIYPFHKKALISRLSAAMGNVNIETTNICNAKCVFCAYQYQTRPTGVMDMDLFRKIMADYIECGGGNLGFTPTVGEPLVDKHIIERIRYARSHPQIKTISMYSNMLTLHKLGAEELVTSGLSALTVSTSGFDREMYLRVYRSTMYEQMLKNVLEFAEINNRLGRPVQLFVDMRVDRPLNEVLSYPDYHRVVQAVSSENIGVKFRYDSWGGKISQDELTGNMKLRHNHQPKWSPCSELFFGPMVYWDGKVGGCNCRDVDARELVVGNVRDQHLADIWFGPGMQQLRKEFTTPKIKNLCLTCTHYNHLSVYLRKDTAEVLSNFTPCQRPLKVLPSPPVDQEIVV, encoded by the coding sequence ATGAATCTACCGAATCTCGTTTCCCTGTTCACCCGCAAAGCGCTGTATCAGTTGGAACGGTTACGGGCTATGCTCATCTATCCCTTCCACAAGAAAGCGCTGATCAGTCGTCTTTCAGCGGCGATGGGAAACGTGAACATCGAGACCACAAACATCTGCAATGCCAAATGCGTGTTCTGCGCCTATCAATACCAAACCCGGCCGACTGGCGTGATGGACATGGATTTGTTCCGCAAGATCATGGCCGATTACATCGAGTGCGGAGGCGGCAACCTTGGATTCACCCCCACCGTCGGGGAACCGCTGGTGGACAAGCACATCATCGAGCGCATCCGCTATGCCCGCAGCCACCCTCAGATCAAGACCATCTCGATGTATTCCAACATGTTGACCTTGCACAAGCTGGGAGCGGAGGAGCTTGTCACCTCCGGTCTGAGTGCGCTGACCGTATCCACCTCCGGTTTTGACCGTGAGATGTATCTGCGGGTTTACCGGTCAACGATGTATGAGCAGATGCTCAAAAACGTTCTGGAGTTCGCCGAGATCAACAACCGTCTCGGGCGGCCCGTTCAGCTCTTTGTGGACATGCGGGTGGACCGCCCGCTCAACGAGGTTCTTTCCTATCCCGACTACCACAGGGTGGTTCAAGCCGTGAGCTCAGAAAACATCGGGGTGAAATTCCGTTACGATTCATGGGGGGGCAAAATCTCCCAGGACGAGTTGACGGGAAACATGAAACTGCGGCACAACCACCAGCCGAAGTGGAGTCCATGCAGCGAGCTGTTTTTCGGTCCCATGGTCTATTGGGATGGGAAAGTGGGAGGGTGCAACTGCCGCGACGTGGATGCAAGGGAACTCGTGGTGGGAAATGTGCGTGATCAACATCTGGCCGACATCTGGTTCGGCCCGGGGATGCAGCAGCTGAGAAAGGAGTTCACCACTCCTAAAATCAAGAATCTTTGTCTAACATGTACACACTACAATCACCTGTCAGTGTATCTCAGAAAGGACACGGCGGAGGTTCTTTCCAACTTCACGCCATGCCAACGTCCGCTTAAGGTACTACCCTCGCCTCCGGTTGATCAGGAAATCGTTGTCTGA